Proteins from a genomic interval of Clostridium cochlearium:
- a CDS encoding radical SAM protein produces MRYEGIVYRPPSEADSLIVQTTIGCSHNKCSFCSMYKDKKFRVRELKEIFEDLEQGRLYYGKINRIFLADGDALCLKTESLKRILLKVKDIYPYCKRIGIYGTAKDILRKSIEELKELKELGLGIIYMGLESGSDEILKDINKGICSEEFIEAGKKVKESGIKLSLTIISSLGGKEKWKEHAIETGKVVSLIDPDYLGVLTLLLNEDTKMAEQVKKGEITLLKPEEVMMETKLMLENMDVTNCIFRSNHASNYVPLKGTLPKDKEKLIKTIDNILSGDFYYKKDEYRLL; encoded by the coding sequence ATGAGGTATGAAGGTATTGTGTATAGACCACCTAGTGAAGCAGATAGTCTAATCGTACAAACTACTATAGGATGTTCTCATAATAAATGTAGCTTTTGTTCTATGTATAAAGATAAGAAGTTTAGAGTAAGAGAACTAAAAGAGATATTTGAAGACTTAGAGCAGGGTAGATTATATTATGGAAAAATAAATAGAATATTTTTAGCAGATGGAGATGCACTTTGTTTAAAAACGGAAAGTTTAAAAAGAATACTATTAAAAGTAAAGGACATTTATCCTTATTGTAAAAGAATTGGTATATATGGTACAGCTAAAGATATATTAAGAAAATCCATAGAAGAATTAAAAGAACTTAAAGAACTAGGATTAGGAATAATTTATATGGGATTAGAAAGCGGTAGTGATGAAATTTTAAAAGATATAAATAAAGGTATTTGTTCAGAAGAATTTATAGAAGCCGGGAAAAAGGTAAAGGAGAGTGGAATAAAATTATCTTTAACTATAATATCAAGCCTTGGAGGAAAAGAAAAGTGGAAAGAACATGCCATAGAAACGGGAAAAGTAGTAAGTTTAATAGATCCAGATTACCTAGGAGTATTAACTCTTCTTTTAAATGAAGATACCAAAATGGCTGAACAGGTGAAAAAAGGAGAAATTACTTTATTAAAGCCAGAAGAAGTTATGATGGAAACAAAATTAATGTTAGAAAATATGGATGTAACTAACTGTATATTTAGAAGTAACCATGCCTCCAATTATGTTCCCTTAAAAGGTACCCTACCGAAGGATAAAGAAAAATTAATAAAAACAATAGATAATATATTAAGTGGCGATTTTTATTATAAAAAAGATGAATATAGATTATTATAA
- a CDS encoding galactose ABC transporter substrate-binding protein, translating into MKKIISLVTATILATTLFAGCGSGGEKGGKEGKDLKVGVALYKFDDTFISTVRDAIQENSDAKAKETGEKIVINAVDGQGQQATQNDQVDTFITQGYDVIAVNMVDRTAASVLIEKAQKADIPVVFFNREPVKEDMDKWDKMYYVGAKAEESGAMQGQIIADYWKKNPTADKNKDGKLQYVMLEGEPGHQDAILRTEHSIKELEKQGVKTEKLATDTANWQRAQGQEKMSAWLSAYGDKVEAVFANNDDMALGAIEALKAAGYYKGDKFIPVVGVDATAPALDSLKAGEMLGTVLNDAKNQGKAIFDIAYALAKGEDPTKSVEGITDGKYKWVPYKPITKENLKDIEK; encoded by the coding sequence ATGAAAAAGATTATATCACTTGTTACTGCAACAATATTAGCAACTACTTTATTTGCAGGTTGTGGTTCTGGAGGAGAGAAAGGAGGAAAGGAAGGAAAAGATCTTAAAGTAGGGGTAGCCCTATATAAATTTGATGATACTTTTATTTCCACGGTTAGAGATGCAATTCAAGAAAATTCAGATGCAAAAGCTAAAGAAACAGGAGAAAAAATTGTTATAAATGCTGTTGATGGACAAGGCCAACAAGCTACTCAAAATGACCAAGTAGATACATTTATTACTCAAGGTTATGATGTTATAGCAGTTAATATGGTAGATAGAACTGCAGCTTCTGTTCTTATAGAAAAAGCTCAAAAAGCTGATATTCCTGTTGTATTTTTTAATCGTGAACCTGTAAAGGAAGATATGGACAAATGGGACAAGATGTATTATGTAGGAGCAAAAGCTGAAGAATCAGGAGCTATGCAAGGACAAATAATTGCAGATTACTGGAAGAAAAACCCTACAGCAGATAAGAATAAAGATGGAAAATTACAATATGTAATGTTAGAAGGAGAACCAGGACATCAAGATGCAATACTTCGTACAGAACATTCAATTAAAGAATTAGAAAAGCAAGGAGTAAAAACAGAAAAATTAGCCACAGATACTGCTAATTGGCAAAGAGCACAAGGACAAGAAAAAATGTCAGCTTGGTTATCTGCTTATGGAGATAAAGTAGAAGCAGTATTTGCAAACAATGATGATATGGCATTAGGAGCAATAGAAGCTCTTAAAGCGGCAGGCTATTATAAAGGAGATAAATTTATACCAGTTGTTGGAGTAGATGCTACCGCACCAGCATTAGATTCACTAAAAGCAGGTGAAATGTTAGGAACAGTATTGAATGATGCTAAAAACCAAGGAAAAGCTATATTTGATATAGCATATGCATTAGCTAAAGGAGAAGATCCTACTAAATCTGTAGAAGGAATAACTGATGGAAAATATAAATGGGTTCCATATAAACCTATAACTAAGGAAAATTTAAAAGATATAGAAAAATAA
- a CDS encoding sugar ABC transporter ATP-binding protein: MVEDNIILEMKAISKTFPGVKALDEVNLKVKKGTVHALMGENGAGKSTLMKCLFGMYRSDTGEIILDGKKVEFKNAKDALENGISMIHQELHPVPHRSVMENVWLGRFPVKKLFGLEIVDHKKMYDDTKALLDKLKMNIDPSTLVSKLSVSQVQGLEIAKAVSHNSKIIVMDEPTSSLTENEVKNLFSIINDLKSQGVAIIYISHKMEEILQIADEVTIMRDGKYIGTWESESLTTDLIISKMVGRDLTNRFPPKENTPGEVIMKVENLTSANEKSFKNISFDLRKGEILGIGGLVGAQRTELVESIFGLRKIESGKIYINGQEARIKSPVNSKKYGIALLTEERRSTGIFPVLTVGDNTIIAGLDKYVDLKFVVNKKKGLKDIKDSIEKLNIKTPSHLTQIKNLSGGNQQKVIFSRWLLTEPDILIMDEPTRGIDVGAKYEIYSIISDLAKMGKSIIMISSEMPELIGMSDRIMVMCDGRLSGIIDSKDATQEKIMKYATQFI; this comes from the coding sequence ATGGTGGAAGATAATATTATCTTAGAAATGAAAGCCATTTCAAAAACCTTCCCTGGTGTAAAAGCTTTAGATGAAGTAAATTTAAAAGTAAAAAAAGGGACAGTACATGCTTTGATGGGAGAAAATGGAGCAGGAAAATCTACACTTATGAAGTGTCTTTTTGGTATGTATAGGTCAGATACTGGAGAAATAATTTTAGATGGAAAAAAAGTTGAATTTAAAAATGCAAAAGATGCACTAGAAAATGGAATATCTATGATTCATCAAGAACTTCATCCAGTACCACATAGAAGTGTTATGGAAAATGTATGGTTAGGTAGATTTCCAGTGAAAAAATTATTTGGATTAGAAATTGTTGATCATAAAAAGATGTATGATGACACAAAAGCTTTATTAGATAAATTAAAAATGAATATAGATCCAAGTACTTTAGTTTCTAAATTATCAGTATCACAAGTTCAAGGTTTAGAAATTGCAAAGGCTGTTTCACATAATTCCAAAATAATAGTTATGGATGAACCAACATCTTCATTAACAGAAAATGAGGTTAAAAATCTTTTTTCTATAATTAATGATTTAAAAAGCCAAGGAGTTGCAATTATATATATCTCTCATAAGATGGAGGAAATTTTACAAATTGCTGATGAAGTAACCATAATGAGAGATGGTAAGTATATAGGAACTTGGGAATCAGAAAGTCTTACAACAGATTTAATCATATCTAAAATGGTAGGAAGAGATTTAACAAATAGGTTCCCACCTAAAGAAAATACTCCAGGTGAAGTCATAATGAAAGTAGAAAATTTAACTTCAGCTAATGAGAAATCTTTTAAGAATATAAGTTTTGATTTGAGAAAGGGAGAAATATTAGGAATTGGAGGATTAGTTGGAGCACAAAGAACGGAACTTGTCGAATCTATATTTGGATTAAGAAAAATAGAATCGGGAAAAATATATATAAATGGACAAGAAGCTAGAATAAAAAGTCCTGTAAATAGTAAAAAATATGGTATTGCTTTATTAACGGAGGAGAGACGATCTACTGGAATTTTTCCAGTATTAACAGTAGGTGATAATACCATAATAGCGGGTTTAGATAAATATGTTGATTTAAAATTTGTTGTAAATAAAAAAAAGGGATTAAAAGATATCAAAGATAGTATAGAAAAACTTAATATAAAAACACCTTCTCATCTTACTCAAATAAAAAATCTTTCTGGAGGAAATCAACAAAAAGTTATTTTTTCAAGATGGTTACTTACAGAACCAGATATACTAATAATGGACGAGCCTACAAGAGGAATAGATGTAGGTGCTAAATATGAAATATACAGTATAATATCTGACCTAGCTAAAATGGGAAAAAGTATTATAATGATATCTTCTGAAATGCCTGAATTGATAGGAATGTCGGATAGAATAATGGTAATGTGCGATGGAAGATTAAGTGGAATAATAGATAGTAAAGATGCTACTCAGGAAAAAATAATGAAATATGCTACTCAATTTATTTAG
- the mglC gene encoding galactose/methyl galactoside ABC transporter permease MglC, which produces MSELVNKRKKINTKTIKEFAGKYAIYLVLLVLLLSIGFLDSSFLSKRNIVNVLIIASVRVIIALGVGGALITRGTDLSAGRVVGFTACISSSLLQRPDYAYKLFKNAPELPLIVPILLVIGIGLIIGVINGLVVSYLKVPPFIATLGMMVIVYGAACIYTNAQPIGGLRKDFSELGTGSTLGIPNLIILAGLVILVMWFILNKTKFGKHIYAIGGNPNAAEVSGVNVERTLVKVYALAGGLYGLAGALLAARTGGATNNYGLMYELDAIAAATIGGVSTSGGIGTVQGIITGVLIFEVLNNGLVILGVSAYWQQVIKGIIIIGAVAFDIRKYIAKK; this is translated from the coding sequence ATGTCAGAACTTGTAAATAAAAGGAAAAAAATAAATACAAAAACTATAAAGGAATTTGCAGGAAAGTATGCAATATATTTAGTGCTTTTGGTTTTATTATTATCTATAGGCTTTTTAGATAGTAGTTTTTTATCTAAGAGAAATATTGTAAACGTATTAATTATAGCATCTGTACGTGTAATAATAGCACTAGGTGTTGGTGGAGCATTAATTACAAGAGGAACAGATTTATCAGCGGGACGTGTAGTTGGTTTTACAGCATGTATATCATCTAGTTTATTGCAAAGACCAGATTATGCATATAAACTATTTAAAAATGCACCAGAATTGCCTTTAATAGTACCTATATTATTAGTAATAGGTATAGGACTTATTATAGGTGTAATAAATGGACTAGTTGTATCTTATTTAAAAGTACCTCCTTTTATAGCTACATTAGGAATGATGGTTATAGTATATGGAGCAGCATGTATATATACTAATGCTCAACCTATAGGGGGATTAAGAAAAGATTTTTCAGAACTAGGAACAGGATCTACATTAGGAATACCTAATTTAATAATACTTGCTGGATTAGTAATACTTGTAATGTGGTTTATATTAAATAAGACTAAATTTGGGAAACATATATATGCAATAGGTGGAAATCCAAATGCAGCTGAAGTTTCTGGAGTAAACGTAGAGAGAACTCTTGTAAAAGTTTATGCATTAGCAGGAGGATTATATGGTTTAGCAGGTGCACTACTAGCTGCTAGAACAGGTGGAGCTACAAATAACTATGGTTTAATGTATGAGTTAGACGCTATAGCGGCTGCAACTATAGGAGGAGTTTCAACTTCTGGTGGAATTGGAACAGTTCAAGGCATAATAACAGGTGTTTTAATATTTGAAGTTTTGAACAATGGATTAGTTATATTAGGTGTATCTGCATATTGGCAACAGGTTATAAAAGGAATTATAATTATAGGAGCTGTAGCTTTTGATATTAGAAAATATATTGCTAAAAAATAA
- a CDS encoding LacI family DNA-binding transcriptional regulator: MPTINDVAKEAGVSISTVSRVLNNNYPVKEETRIKIEKAIEKLNYKPNMLARSLITKKTSTIGVIVPGITNLFFPTIVESIEDYSKDQGYSIVLCNTRGEALKEKEIIENLMSKGVDGIIIIDPTIDNLKNKYLEDVSMKLPIIIINGSPEGIKGNFICYDEKVGTLEAFQYLLKLGHKEIAFIRGSKSYSYDIKEKIYIDIIEKNNLNYKEILDVGKGNSIEVVENTQKKVEELLLKKNKPTAIFACNDLMALGSVNACNKLNLNVPYDISIIGFDNTLISNITHPKLTTVDLNMEEIGNIAALKLLEIIEDKNKSIKYTMETKLIVRESCY; the protein is encoded by the coding sequence ATGCCAACTATTAATGATGTAGCAAAAGAAGCAGGGGTTTCTATAAGTACAGTATCAAGAGTTTTAAATAATAATTACCCTGTAAAGGAAGAGACTAGAATAAAAATAGAAAAAGCTATAGAAAAACTAAATTATAAGCCTAATATGTTAGCAAGAAGTCTTATAACTAAAAAAACTTCTACAATAGGGGTAATTGTCCCAGGAATTACTAACTTATTTTTCCCAACCATTGTAGAAAGTATAGAAGATTATAGTAAAGATCAAGGATATAGTATTGTATTATGTAATACTAGAGGTGAAGCTTTAAAAGAAAAAGAAATTATAGAAAATTTAATGTCTAAAGGTGTGGATGGAATAATTATTATAGATCCAACCATAGATAATTTAAAAAATAAATATTTAGAAGACGTATCAATGAAATTGCCAATTATAATAATAAATGGATCGCCAGAGGGGATTAAAGGTAATTTTATATGTTATGATGAAAAAGTTGGAACATTAGAGGCTTTTCAATATTTATTGAAATTAGGTCATAAAGAGATAGCATTTATAAGAGGGTCTAAAAGTTATTCTTATGATATTAAAGAAAAAATTTATATAGACATTATAGAAAAAAATAATTTAAATTATAAAGAGATATTAGATGTAGGAAAAGGCAATAGTATAGAGGTTGTGGAAAATACTCAAAAAAAAGTTGAAGAACTTCTTTTGAAGAAAAATAAACCTACAGCTATATTTGCATGTAATGACCTAATGGCATTAGGAAGTGTAAATGCTTGTAATAAATTAAATTTAAATGTACCTTATGATATTTCAATAATTGGATTCGACAATACTTTGATATCAAATATAACTCATCCTAAATTAACTACAGTAGATCTTAATATGGAAGAGATAGGAAACATAGCTGCTTTAAAATTGTTAGAGATTATAGAAGATAAAAATAAGTCTATAAAGTATACTATGGAGACTAAGCTTATAGTTAGAGAAAGTTGTTATTAA